A genomic stretch from Chiloscyllium punctatum isolate Juve2018m chromosome 40, sChiPun1.3, whole genome shotgun sequence includes:
- the c40h8orf33 gene encoding UPF0488 protein C8orf33 homolog has product MEEAANKNIQVELDCGIQQLQTGVFQLKLSSDQDNELQPGNSTEQPVPVTQDKKPKEEPMLLNHQEVKQVKTPQKRKSKVWCNKHMAEAERVGERQNNDRDGREKNSTASGEGQCLSSEEQLWREVDWCIEQLELGLRTQKAKPKQAEQAVRALKTLRSEKASLVKKRQVMRSIFGDYRKKMEEDWQKQFKSMLAATKSASIKPVGTQTKSQIFRKSVSSLKNVGDFSGSHSVKSEGSTVQCVHDEDHQSHFQFNFF; this is encoded by the exons ATGGAGGAG GCTGCCAACAAGAACATCCAGGTGGAGCTGGATTGTGGGATCCAGCAACTACAGACTGGGGTCTTCCAGCTCAAATTGTCATCAGACCAAG ATAATGAGCTACAGCCAGGAAACTCTACAGAACAACCTGTGCCTGTAACTCAGGACAAGAAGCCAAAGGAAGAACCCATGCTGCTAAACCATCAAGAGGTCAAACAGGTCAAAACCCCTCAGAAAAGGAAAAGTAAAGTGTGGTGTAATAAGCACATGGCTGAAGCTGAGAGGGTTGGAGAGAGGCAGAACAATGACAGAGATGGAAGAGAGAAGAACTCCACAGCTTCTGGAGAAGGACAGTGCCTG TCTTCAGAAGAACAGCTCTGGCGGGAAGTGGACTGGTGTATTGAGCAACTAGAACTTGGGCTACGCACTCAGAAAGCCAAACCAAAACAAG CTGAGCAGGCTGTTCGTGCACTGAAAACCCTCCGCAGTGAGAAAGCATCACTTGTGAAGAAACGGCAGGTGATGAGGTCCATTTTTGGAGACTACAGGAAAAAGATGGAAGAGGACTGGCAGAAACAGTTTAAATCTATGCTTGCAG CTACAAAATCCGCCAGCATCAAACCAGTTGGAACACAGACAAAGAGCCAAATCTTTCGGAAATCAGTGAGCAGTTTGAAAAACGTTGGGGATTTCTCTGGATCTCACTCCGTGAAATCAGAGGGGAGCACAGTTCAATGTGTGCATGATGAGGACCACCAAAGTCACTTCCAGTTTAATTTCTTCTGA